The Saprospiraceae bacterium genome includes the window GCACTTATTGCTTACCAGGCCAGTCGCGAAATAACAGGACTTGATACCGCCTTATCAGCTATAAAAAAGGAAGCTTCGCTCGTATTAGGCTAAAGGGAATTGCCCAATCTTGTTTGAATAGCTGGTATACTGATTATTTTTAATTATTTTTAGATCTTGGACTTTTGACGCTTTGGGAAATCGAAAGAACGAAGTGGAAAAATTGTGCACCTGAGCCTTTCCGATTTCCGCCTTCCGGCTTCAAAACAGCGAATGCGAAAGTCCAGTTTGATCGCAGCACTATTTTATTCACTTAAGCCTTTTTACCTATGCCTTCCCAGCAGCCTCGAAGAAATTTTTTGCTTTCCCTGACCGGTTTTACTGCGTCTGCTATCTTGGCACCGTTTTACCAAACCGCACAGGGAAGAAGCTTGCTTGGGGCAATCGAGGAAAACGCACATTTACCTGCTTTATCCGTTGCAAAAGACGAAACATTCTGGTATCAGATTAGGCAAGCTTATACGGTAAGCCCAGCGATTATTAACCTGAACAATGGCGGCGTATCCCCTCAGCCCAAGGTCGTTCAGGATGGTGTGGAGCGTTATAATCAGCTCAGCAACGAAACGCCATCCTACTTTATGTGGCGGGTGCTGGACAATGGCAGAGAGCCGATTCGGCGGCAATTGGCGGCGCTATCTGGCTGTTCTCCTGACGAAATTGCTATCCAACGAAATTCCTCGGAAGCGTTGGAAACCATTATTTTTGGCCTTCGCTTGAAAAAAGGAGATGAGGTGGTCTTGACCAAACAGGATTATCCTAATATGATCAATGCCTGGAAACAAAGGGCACACCGCGATGGTATCGTCTTGAAATGGCTTGATTTTGATTTTCCAATGGACGATAATGCGGCTATCATCCAGCGGTTTTCGGAGGCCTTTACGGAAAAAACCAAGGTTGTCCACCTTACCCATGTCATTAATTGGATGGGACAGGTTTTGCCCGTGGCGGCCATTGCGGAGATAGCGCACCAGAAAGGGATTGAGGTGCTAGTAGATGGCGCGCATTCTTTTGCCCAACTCAACTTCAAGATCCCCGATCTGAAATGCGATTATTTTGGTACAAGTCTTCACAAATGGCTTTGCGCACCTTTTGGATCCGGCATGTTGTATGTGAAAAAAGATAAGATTAAATCCTTGTATCCGCTTTTCGGTTCTCCCGACCCTGAAGCGGAAGACATTCGCAAATTTGAGCACCTCGGCACCCGGTCTTTTGCCATCGAACAGGCTATCGGTCAAGCCATTTTATTTCATGAGATGATTGGTATCGAACGAAAAGAAGAAAGGCTGAAGTTTCTGCGGAATTACTGGGTCAACCAAGTAAAAGATTTGCCCAGGGTACATATAGGTTCTCCTTCTCAAGCGGAAAATACTTGTGCCATTGCCTTGCTTTCTATTGATGGCTATACACCAAGAGATATACATGACATTTTATTTAGAGATTATAAAATACATACGACAGCCATTGTCTGGGAAAACATTAGTGGGGTCCGTCTAACCCCGAATGTTTATACCCTACTTTCAGAATTGGATGTGTTAGTGAGTGCTATTAAAAAAATAGCAGTTTCTTGATAGGGCTTGTCAAACCAAAAAAGACTTCATGCGTAAGATCGAAATGAGTATTGCCGCTTTGGCTACCAACGAATCCCAGTCTAATAATTTTGTCGTTATCTTAAAGGAAGAAGGAGGTAACAGAAGACTTCCGGTGGTTATTGGTGGATTTGAAGCCCAAGCTATAGCTATCGTCATTGAAAATATAAAACCTAATCGGCCCTTGACCCATGATTTGTTTCGGAATGTGC containing:
- a CDS encoding aminotransferase class V-fold PLP-dependent enzyme translates to MPSQQPRRNFLLSLTGFTASAILAPFYQTAQGRSLLGAIEENAHLPALSVAKDETFWYQIRQAYTVSPAIINLNNGGVSPQPKVVQDGVERYNQLSNETPSYFMWRVLDNGREPIRRQLAALSGCSPDEIAIQRNSSEALETIIFGLRLKKGDEVVLTKQDYPNMINAWKQRAHRDGIVLKWLDFDFPMDDNAAIIQRFSEAFTEKTKVVHLTHVINWMGQVLPVAAIAEIAHQKGIEVLVDGAHSFAQLNFKIPDLKCDYFGTSLHKWLCAPFGSGMLYVKKDKIKSLYPLFGSPDPEAEDIRKFEHLGTRSFAIEQAIGQAILFHEMIGIERKEERLKFLRNYWVNQVKDLPRVHIGSPSQAENTCAIALLSIDGYTPRDIHDILFRDYKIHTTAIVWENISGVRLTPNVYTLLSELDVLVSAIKKIAVS